The Helianthus annuus cultivar XRQ/B chromosome 16, HanXRQr2.0-SUNRISE, whole genome shotgun sequence genome includes a window with the following:
- the LOC110919693 gene encoding abl interactor homolog, protein MGMDEVTDPAEPPSGTPTHPIEISDGSSFHGSPYRGPDSYKARFTQYDWVFTPSYHSSPHQQQDPSEDSRFVSVTPPPPPPVQQPPPEPQRRRRSNARMSVLGGVRISTPQPSSGSHYPQLYEDPQMGETSNPISEVDSAPIAPPPMGYDNPIPAYAGSAAYNPFEQPTHTNYNYADVDPY, encoded by the coding sequence ATGGGAATGGACGAAGTCACCGATCCTGCCGAGCCGCCGTCCGGAACTCCTACTCATCCCATCGAGATTTcagatgggtcatcctttcatggatcaccttatcgTGGTCCAGACAGCTACAAGGCGAGATTCACCCAATATGATTGGGTGTTTACTCCCTCCTACCACTCATCTCCGcatcagcagcaggatccttccgaggattcgcgttttgTGTCAGtcactccaccgccaccaccaccagttcaGCAGCCGCCTCCAGAGCCACAGAGGCGGAGAAGatcgaacgcacggatgtccgtgctaGGGGGAGTCCGTATCAGCACCCCTCAACCCTCAAGTGGCAGTCATTACCCGCAACTTTATGAAGACCCACAGATGGGAGAGACTTCAAACCCTATCTCTGAGGTGGACTCTGCACCTATCGCGCCGCCACCAATGGGTTATGATAACCCAATTcctgcatacgccggttcagcggcgtacaacccatttgagcagccgACCCATACCAACTACAACTATGCTGATGTTGACCCATACTAG